The following coding sequences are from one Hymenobacter sp. DG25A window:
- a CDS encoding helix-turn-helix domain-containing protein, translated as MPTPIPKKILARQHEITAEFLREVDQHVADVEAGRATEMLEVRDLADRLHIHPTHLSNTIKLTTGHSPCHFFEQRILEVAQRLLQNPALSVAEIAARLTYDPSNFTKFFKRFAGTTPKQYREEVWEAQRAGKTETVTI; from the coding sequence ATGCCCACGCCCATCCCCAAGAAAATCCTCGCGCGCCAGCACGAAATAACCGCCGAGTTTCTACGCGAAGTAGACCAGCATGTGGCCGACGTAGAAGCCGGCCGCGCCACCGAAATGCTGGAAGTGCGCGACCTGGCCGACCGGCTGCACATTCACCCCACGCACCTGAGCAATACCATAAAGCTTACCACCGGCCACTCGCCCTGCCATTTTTTTGAGCAGCGCATTCTGGAAGTGGCGCAGCGGCTGTTGCAAAACCCCGCGCTGTCGGTGGCCGAAATAGCTGCCCGCCTCACCTACGATCCGTCCAACTTCACCAAGTTCTTCAAGCGCTTTGCCGGCACTACCCCCAAGCAATACCGGGAAGAAGTGTGGGAAGCGCAGCGTGCCGGAAAAACGGAAACTGTCACCATTTAA
- a CDS encoding REP-associated tyrosine transposase yields the protein MLDQLRDEWNLLSQEDADESEAYARQKRYFGRFDHLLDQADHGPIWLSEPTVAEAVREALHYYDDRAYRLICYCVMPNHVHLVITLPDDAQPLARTLQSIKSYTAAKANLLLHRTGQFWQRESYDHLVRGAAEMERVISYVLENPVKAGLVDDWQIWPHTYWKEE from the coding sequence GTGCTTGACCAACTGCGGGATGAATGGAATCTTCTCTCTCAGGAAGATGCTGATGAAAGTGAGGCCTATGCTCGGCAGAAGCGCTACTTTGGCCGGTTTGACCATCTGCTTGATCAGGCCGACCACGGGCCAATCTGGCTTTCAGAACCTACAGTGGCAGAAGCAGTGCGCGAGGCCCTTCACTATTATGATGACCGGGCGTATCGGCTGATTTGTTATTGTGTGATGCCCAACCATGTCCATCTGGTCATTACGCTACCCGATGATGCGCAGCCCCTGGCCCGCACGCTACAATCCATCAAAAGCTATACGGCTGCCAAAGCTAATTTACTGCTACACCGCACTGGCCAGTTCTGGCAGCGGGAAAGCTACGACCACCTGGTGCGTGGTGCTGCCGAAATGGAACGTGTAATAAGCTACGTGCTGGAAAACCCCGTAAAAGCAGGCTTAGTAGATGACTGGCAAATCTGGCCCCATACGTACTGGAAGGAAGAGTAG
- a CDS encoding PH domain-containing protein — protein MGFFSAVMGNAGVAQPSELNQEYGILLADGETIEIGFKLLRDVFIFTNKRLILVDKQGLTGKKIDYLSVAYKSISRFGIETAGHLDLDAELKIWVSSEVQPSISRKFNKQVNIYDLQRVLAQHVLG, from the coding sequence ATGGGATTCTTTTCTGCAGTAATGGGTAACGCAGGCGTTGCGCAACCAAGTGAGTTAAATCAGGAATACGGCATTCTTCTCGCCGACGGAGAAACTATTGAAATCGGCTTTAAGCTGCTACGCGACGTTTTCATTTTTACTAACAAACGCCTTATTCTAGTTGATAAGCAAGGACTGACCGGGAAGAAAATTGATTACCTCTCAGTAGCTTATAAAAGTATTTCCCGCTTCGGTATTGAAACAGCTGGACACCTTGACCTTGATGCGGAATTGAAGATCTGGGTATCCAGTGAAGTTCAGCCTAGTATCAGCCGCAAATTCAACAAACAGGTTAATATCTATGATCTGCAAAGAGTTTTAGCACAACATGTGTTAGGCTAA
- a CDS encoding DUF5103 domain-containing protein, producing MHHRLAPVLLFLATACVPLGTPITDPNAARTGQSSAVQTPKVALRYQDYIYSKDVQSVQCYVASGQPTEVFEPPVVSLAQAQPVVLEFDVLGQQSQRLTAKLVHCNVDWTPSILTDIQFLSDINEFLLTDYRTSVNTRVPYFHYRLRLPRVKISGNYLLVVQNGAGTPLLSRRVLVYEEQVRTFLQPGPLAAGQERYTMQQLNFGISYGGVNLVNPAQEVKVVLRQNFRWDNAHYNLRPTFVRDAERKLEYQYFNFENAFPGLSEYRFVDLRSYRALGVGVAKLNADATPRAALLQPEATRREQAYTQYEDVNGQRVFESRDYGNGATNADYLDVTFRLRAPQAAPGPVYVLGALSDWQLKDEFKLTYDAAQQEYSGHALLKQGYYNYSYAVGGAAVPNETYFEGSHQETENEYDLLVYYRPPGSRADLLIGYHRTAVNGRRP from the coding sequence ATGCACCACCGTCTCGCGCCCGTTCTGCTCTTCCTGGCCACCGCCTGCGTACCCCTCGGTACGCCCATTACTGACCCCAATGCTGCCCGCACCGGCCAGAGCAGCGCGGTGCAAACGCCTAAGGTGGCGCTGCGCTACCAGGATTATATCTACTCCAAAGATGTGCAGTCGGTGCAATGCTACGTAGCCTCCGGCCAGCCTACGGAAGTATTTGAGCCGCCGGTGGTGTCGCTGGCCCAGGCGCAGCCTGTAGTGCTGGAGTTTGATGTGCTGGGCCAGCAAAGCCAGCGCCTCACGGCCAAGCTGGTGCATTGCAATGTAGACTGGACGCCCTCCATCCTCACCGATATTCAGTTTCTGAGCGACATCAACGAGTTTCTCCTGACGGATTACCGCACTTCCGTGAACACCCGGGTGCCGTACTTCCACTACCGGCTGCGGTTGCCACGCGTGAAGATCAGCGGCAATTATCTGCTGGTAGTGCAAAATGGAGCGGGCACCCCGTTGCTTTCGCGCCGGGTATTGGTGTACGAAGAGCAGGTGAGGACCTTCCTGCAGCCCGGGCCGCTGGCAGCCGGGCAGGAGCGCTACACCATGCAGCAGCTCAACTTCGGCATTAGCTATGGGGGCGTAAACCTGGTAAATCCGGCGCAGGAAGTGAAAGTGGTGCTGCGCCAGAATTTCCGGTGGGACAACGCGCATTATAACCTGCGCCCCACCTTTGTGCGCGATGCGGAGCGGAAGTTGGAATACCAGTATTTCAACTTTGAAAATGCCTTCCCGGGCCTCTCTGAATACCGTTTTGTTGATTTGCGCAGCTACCGGGCCCTGGGCGTAGGCGTGGCCAAGCTGAATGCTGATGCTACGCCCCGCGCGGCCCTACTGCAGCCCGAAGCCACCCGCCGCGAGCAGGCCTACACCCAGTACGAGGACGTAAATGGCCAGCGCGTATTTGAGAGCCGTGACTACGGCAACGGCGCCACCAATGCCGACTATCTGGACGTTACCTTCCGCCTACGCGCCCCGCAGGCGGCCCCCGGCCCCGTGTACGTGCTGGGTGCGTTGTCTGACTGGCAACTCAAGGACGAGTTTAAGTTGACTTATGATGCCGCCCAGCAGGAATACTCCGGCCACGCGCTGCTCAAACAGGGCTATTACAACTACTCCTATGCCGTAGGCGGCGCGGCCGTTCCCAATGAGACTTATTTTGAAGGCAGCCACCAGGAAACCGAAAACGAGTACGACCTGCTGGTTTACTACCGCCCGCCGGGCTCCCGCGCCGATTTACTGATTGGCTACCACCGCACCGCCGTGAACGGGCGCCGGCCGTAG
- a CDS encoding deoxyhypusine synthase family protein: MNVTNFLKHHYRHFNAAALIDAAEGYNKHLAEGGKMMITLAGAMSTAEMGIQLAELIRQDKVQIISCTGANLEEDIFNLVAHDFYERVPNYRDLTPADEQALLERHMNRVTDTCIPEEEAMRRLEHSVLKFWEKADKAGEQYFPHEFFYQILKSGELEQYYQIDPKDSWMLAAAEKNLPIICPGWEDSTLGNIFAGHVISGDIKNVHTVRTGIEYMIYLAGWYTEQATEQSKVGFFQIGGGIAGDFPICVVPMLHQDLGRTSVPLWGYFCQISDSTTSYGSYSGAVPNEKITWGKLGQDTPKFIIESDATIVAPLVFAMVLGQ, translated from the coding sequence ATGAACGTAACGAACTTCCTCAAGCACCATTACCGCCACTTCAACGCCGCTGCCCTGATTGATGCCGCCGAAGGCTACAACAAGCACCTGGCCGAGGGTGGCAAGATGATGATTACCCTGGCCGGCGCCATGAGCACCGCCGAAATGGGCATTCAACTGGCCGAGCTGATTCGGCAGGACAAAGTGCAGATCATCAGCTGCACCGGTGCCAACCTGGAAGAGGATATCTTTAACCTGGTAGCCCACGACTTCTACGAGCGGGTACCCAACTACCGCGACCTGACCCCCGCCGACGAGCAGGCCCTGCTGGAGCGCCACATGAACCGCGTAACCGACACCTGCATTCCTGAGGAAGAGGCTATGCGCCGCCTGGAGCACTCGGTATTGAAGTTCTGGGAAAAGGCCGATAAGGCCGGCGAACAGTACTTCCCCCACGAGTTCTTCTACCAGATTCTGAAGTCGGGCGAGCTGGAGCAGTACTACCAGATTGATCCTAAAGACTCCTGGATGCTGGCGGCTGCCGAGAAAAACCTGCCCATCATCTGCCCCGGTTGGGAAGACAGCACGCTGGGTAACATCTTCGCGGGCCACGTTATCAGCGGTGATATCAAGAACGTGCACACCGTGCGCACGGGCATTGAGTACATGATATACCTGGCCGGCTGGTACACCGAGCAGGCTACCGAGCAAAGCAAAGTAGGCTTTTTCCAGATTGGCGGCGGCATTGCCGGCGACTTCCCCATCTGTGTGGTGCCCATGCTGCACCAGGACCTGGGCCGCACCTCGGTGCCGCTGTGGGGCTACTTCTGCCAGATTTCGGACTCCACTACCTCCTACGGCTCCTACTCCGGTGCCGTGCCGAACGAGAAAATCACCTGGGGTAAGCTGGGCCAGGACACGCCCAAGTTCATCATCGAGTCGGACGCTACTATTGTAGCGCCGCTGGTGTTTGCCATGGTGCTGGGGCAGTAA
- a CDS encoding 2'-5' RNA ligase family protein has product MLAITSLLNPQSAARINAIIKSLEVEFGLDDVQATPDPHITYQLAGVRKLSLLKAVLQDVARHTQPFSAFTTGLGVFPGPNPVIYIPVLRCDALNDLHRRILKATAPLCLRTDKFSGPDCWLPHISLALHDTTPDLLGPVLQYLNQQTFNMRLTLNNLTILRQEGDLFVQEKNFSFAGHKQHIAPQLF; this is encoded by the coding sequence ATGCTTGCCATTACTTCCCTGCTCAATCCGCAAAGCGCGGCCCGCATCAATGCCATCATCAAAAGCCTGGAAGTGGAGTTTGGGCTGGATGATGTGCAGGCCACGCCCGACCCTCACATTACCTATCAGCTGGCGGGGGTGCGCAAGTTGTCGCTGCTGAAAGCGGTGCTGCAGGACGTAGCCCGCCATACGCAGCCCTTTTCGGCCTTCACTACCGGCCTGGGGGTGTTTCCGGGCCCTAACCCGGTTATTTACATTCCGGTGCTGCGCTGCGATGCGCTCAACGACCTGCACCGGCGCATCTTAAAAGCCACGGCGCCTCTCTGCCTGCGCACCGATAAGTTCAGCGGGCCCGACTGCTGGCTACCGCATATCTCCCTGGCCCTGCACGATACCACCCCTGATTTGCTGGGCCCCGTGCTGCAGTACCTCAATCAGCAAACCTTTAACATGCGCCTCACCCTTAATAACCTTACCATTCTGCGGCAGGAAGGCGACTTATTTGTGCAGGAAAAAAACTTCTCTTTTGCCGGGCACAAGCAGCATATAGCGCCGCAGCTGTTTTAA
- a CDS encoding DUF2256 domain-containing protein, with amino-acid sequence MPKARNKNDLPTKLCVTCGRPFAYRKKWRACWDEVKYCGEKCQRSRPKSVADSAAGSLPTR; translated from the coding sequence ATGCCCAAAGCCCGGAATAAGAACGACCTGCCCACCAAATTGTGTGTCACCTGCGGCCGCCCTTTTGCATACCGCAAGAAATGGCGGGCCTGTTGGGATGAAGTGAAATACTGCGGCGAGAAGTGCCAACGCAGCCGTCCCAAATCGGTGGCGGATAGTGCCGCCGGTAGCCTGCCCACGCGCTAG
- a CDS encoding SDR family NAD(P)-dependent oxidoreductase produces the protein MSTNKIALVTGASRGLGKNTALRLAQAGHDLILTYRNKAAEAQAVVAEIEALGRQAVALPLDVSQSATFPAFKEAIGQHLQQKWNRDTFDFLVNNAGHDAPSPFAQTTEESFDHLMNVHFKGVYFLTQNLLPLLADGGGIVNFSTGLARFTAPGYAAYASMKGAVEILTRYLAKELGSRGIRANVVAPGIIKTDFTAAARQAHPQLEGYMASQTALGRIGEPEDIGGIVAFLCSEDARWVNAQRIEASGGYAL, from the coding sequence ATGAGCACAAACAAAATAGCCCTCGTAACCGGCGCCAGCCGCGGACTAGGCAAAAACACCGCCCTCCGCCTGGCCCAGGCCGGCCACGACCTCATCCTGACGTACCGGAACAAAGCAGCAGAAGCCCAGGCTGTAGTAGCCGAAATAGAAGCCCTGGGCCGCCAGGCCGTTGCCTTGCCGCTTGATGTGAGCCAAAGCGCCACTTTTCCGGCTTTCAAGGAAGCCATAGGCCAACATCTGCAGCAGAAGTGGAACCGTGACACCTTTGATTTCCTGGTGAACAATGCCGGCCACGATGCTCCTTCGCCCTTTGCGCAAACCACGGAAGAGTCTTTCGACCACCTAATGAATGTGCACTTTAAAGGCGTGTACTTTCTGACCCAGAACCTGCTGCCCTTGCTGGCTGATGGCGGCGGCATTGTGAATTTCTCCACTGGGCTGGCCCGCTTCACGGCCCCCGGCTATGCGGCGTATGCCTCCATGAAAGGCGCCGTAGAAATCCTGACCCGCTACCTGGCCAAGGAGCTGGGCAGCCGCGGAATTCGGGCCAATGTAGTGGCGCCGGGCATCATTAAAACCGATTTTACAGCGGCCGCCCGCCAGGCGCACCCGCAGTTGGAAGGCTATATGGCCTCCCAAACGGCCTTGGGCCGCATTGGCGAGCCCGAAGACATTGGCGGCATTGTGGCCTTTCTGTGCTCTGAAGATGCCCGTTGGGTAAATGCGCAGCGCATAGAAGCCTCCGGAGGATACGCACTCTAA
- a CDS encoding ABC-F family ATP-binding cassette domain-containing protein, translating into MISISDLDFHFGSRTLYDKASLHIKPKDKIGLIGLNGRGKSTLLRILVGEYKPDGGSISMSKDVSLGFLNQDLLSYDSHEPILIVAMQAFAEALDVQKKIDEVLLEFENNYTDDLVDKLAALQERFEALGGYTMQARTEEILEGLGFTTEELQKPLKLFSGGWRMRVMLAKILLQQPSLLLLDEPTNHLDLPSIKWIENYLAGYEGAVIIVSHDREFLDRTTNTTVEVTGGKLVPYAGNYSFYLEEKEERNAIQKGAFENQQAQIKQAERFIERFKAKASKAKQAQSRVKALDKLERIEDVAGDDAKVNIKFNFTVTPGRHILRMEHVGKKYGEKIIFRDTHVHIERGDKIALIGANGKGKSTLMRLVAGSEAPTNGNHQLGHNVIMSFYAQHQLESLRIDNEILQEMVEAGSKRSEMELRSVLGSFLFTGDEVYKKIKVLSGGEKSRVALAKTLISEANFLLLDEPTNHLDMQSVNILIQALDQYQGTYIVISHDRFFVENVANKIWYIEDFQLKEYPGTYAEWEQWMEDREKAAKKAGLLTPAPKPAPKEEKKVDASPAKTPSPDQKKALRELAEVEKKIEEREKELAQYEAQLADPQIYQNASQLKDTTLKFEQVKKELAQLNDRWEMLAEI; encoded by the coding sequence ATGATTTCCATTTCTGACCTCGATTTTCACTTTGGCTCGCGTACCCTGTACGACAAGGCCAGCCTTCATATTAAGCCCAAGGATAAGATTGGCCTCATTGGGCTGAACGGCCGGGGTAAATCTACGCTGCTGCGCATTCTGGTGGGCGAGTACAAGCCCGACGGCGGCAGCATTTCCATGAGCAAGGACGTGAGCCTGGGCTTCCTGAACCAGGATTTGCTCTCCTACGACTCGCACGAGCCCATCCTGATTGTGGCTATGCAGGCCTTCGCCGAGGCGCTGGACGTGCAGAAGAAGATTGACGAGGTGCTGCTGGAGTTCGAAAACAACTACACCGACGACTTGGTAGACAAGCTGGCCGCGCTGCAGGAGCGTTTTGAGGCGCTGGGCGGCTACACTATGCAGGCCCGCACCGAAGAAATTCTGGAAGGTCTGGGCTTTACCACGGAGGAGCTGCAGAAGCCCCTGAAGCTATTCTCCGGCGGCTGGCGCATGCGCGTGATGCTGGCCAAAATCCTGCTGCAGCAACCCTCTTTGCTGCTCCTCGACGAACCGACCAACCACTTGGACTTGCCCTCCATTAAGTGGATTGAAAACTACCTGGCCGGTTACGAAGGCGCCGTTATCATTGTATCCCACGACCGGGAATTCCTAGACCGCACCACCAACACCACGGTGGAGGTAACGGGCGGCAAGCTGGTGCCTTACGCCGGTAATTACAGCTTCTACCTGGAAGAAAAGGAGGAGCGAAACGCCATTCAGAAAGGCGCTTTTGAAAACCAGCAGGCCCAGATTAAGCAGGCCGAGCGGTTTATTGAGCGTTTCAAAGCCAAAGCCTCTAAAGCCAAGCAGGCCCAGAGCCGCGTGAAGGCCCTGGACAAGCTGGAGCGCATTGAGGACGTGGCCGGCGACGACGCCAAGGTGAACATCAAGTTCAACTTCACCGTTACGCCCGGCCGCCACATTCTGCGCATGGAGCACGTGGGCAAGAAGTACGGCGAGAAAATAATCTTCCGCGACACGCACGTGCACATTGAGCGGGGTGACAAAATTGCCCTCATCGGCGCCAACGGTAAGGGTAAATCTACTCTGATGCGGCTGGTGGCCGGCTCGGAGGCGCCCACCAACGGCAACCACCAGCTGGGCCACAACGTCATCATGTCGTTCTACGCCCAGCACCAGCTGGAAAGCCTGCGCATCGATAATGAGATTCTGCAGGAAATGGTGGAAGCCGGCTCCAAGCGCTCCGAAATGGAGCTGCGCTCGGTGCTGGGCTCCTTCCTGTTCACCGGCGACGAGGTATACAAGAAAATCAAGGTGCTATCCGGCGGCGAGAAAAGCCGCGTGGCCCTGGCCAAAACCCTGATTTCGGAAGCCAACTTCCTGCTGCTCGACGAACCGACCAACCACCTGGACATGCAGTCGGTGAATATCCTGATCCAGGCCCTGGACCAGTATCAGGGTACCTACATCGTCATCAGCCACGACCGTTTCTTTGTGGAGAACGTGGCCAACAAAATCTGGTACATCGAGGATTTCCAGCTGAAGGAATACCCCGGTACCTACGCCGAGTGGGAGCAGTGGATGGAAGACCGGGAGAAAGCCGCCAAGAAAGCCGGCCTGCTGACCCCTGCCCCCAAGCCCGCGCCCAAAGAGGAGAAAAAGGTGGACGCTTCGCCCGCCAAAACCCCCTCGCCCGATCAGAAAAAAGCCCTACGTGAGCTGGCCGAGGTAGAAAAGAAAATCGAGGAGCGGGAGAAGGAGCTGGCCCAGTACGAAGCCCAGCTAGCCGACCCCCAGATTTACCAGAATGCCTCCCAGCTGAAAGACACCACCCTCAAGTTTGAGCAGGTGAAAAAAGAGCTGGCCCAGCTGAATGACCGTTGGGAAATGCTGGCGGAGATATAA
- a CDS encoding amidase, whose amino-acid sequence MNRRIFLRNSGLASVALSTFSLGACAPETKEKKAGAPDAADNAADSFELQEVTINDLQEKMGSGQLTSRGITELYLKRIEDIDRSGPTLRSVLITNPDALKIADQMDQERKNGKVRGPLHGIPVLVKDNINTADQQPTTAGALALAGHKASQDAFIIKKLREAGAVILGKTNLSEWANFRSTRSTSGWSAVGGQTRNPYILDRTPSGSSAGSGAAASANLCVVAIGTETDGSVVSPSSCSGLVGIKPTVGLLSRTGIIPISASQDTAGPMTRTVRDAAILLSAVAGPDAADPITQQSAGKLQADYTKFLDANGLKGKRIGVEKSHLTGTNDAVALLKEAVEFLKAQGATVVEVEVQKQTDPLGSAEYDVLLYEFKDGVNKYLATAGAPVKTLADVIAFNKQNKDKSMPFFQQEILEASEKLDGLDSPKYKAALSKSQNGSRKALDSILRDNKLTAIIGITNAPAPCIDLVNGDYWPGPGFSGPAAMAGYPHITVPMGHAHGLPVGLSFVAGAWQEPELLTLAYAYEQASKKRVAPEFRKPFVG is encoded by the coding sequence ATGAACCGAAGAATATTTCTGCGTAATAGCGGCCTGGCTAGTGTGGCCCTTTCCACTTTCTCCCTTGGTGCCTGCGCCCCGGAAACCAAAGAAAAAAAGGCCGGCGCCCCCGACGCGGCTGACAACGCCGCCGATAGTTTTGAATTACAGGAAGTCACCATCAACGACCTGCAGGAGAAAATGGGCAGCGGCCAGCTCACCTCGCGGGGCATTACGGAGCTGTACCTGAAGCGCATTGAGGACATTGACCGCAGCGGCCCCACGCTCCGCTCCGTGCTCATCACCAACCCCGATGCGCTCAAAATTGCTGATCAGATGGATCAGGAGCGTAAAAACGGCAAAGTACGTGGCCCTCTGCACGGCATTCCGGTGCTGGTGAAAGACAACATCAACACCGCTGACCAGCAGCCCACCACCGCCGGTGCTCTGGCACTGGCCGGCCACAAAGCCTCGCAGGATGCCTTCATCATTAAGAAGCTGCGCGAAGCCGGGGCCGTGATTCTGGGCAAAACCAACCTGAGCGAGTGGGCTAACTTCCGCTCCACGCGCTCTACCAGCGGCTGGAGCGCCGTGGGTGGTCAAACCCGCAACCCGTATATTCTTGACCGCACCCCCAGCGGATCCAGCGCCGGCTCGGGCGCGGCGGCCTCCGCTAACCTCTGCGTCGTAGCCATCGGCACCGAAACCGACGGCTCCGTGGTGTCGCCGTCCTCCTGCAGTGGTCTGGTGGGTATTAAGCCTACGGTGGGCCTGCTCAGCCGCACAGGCATCATCCCCATTTCCGCCAGCCAGGATACGGCTGGCCCCATGACGCGCACCGTGCGCGACGCGGCCATCCTGCTCTCCGCCGTGGCCGGCCCCGATGCCGCCGACCCCATAACCCAGCAAAGCGCCGGCAAGCTGCAGGCCGACTACACCAAATTCCTGGATGCCAACGGCCTGAAAGGCAAGCGCATCGGGGTAGAGAAAAGCCACCTGACCGGCACCAATGATGCCGTAGCGCTGCTGAAAGAAGCCGTAGAGTTCCTGAAAGCGCAGGGCGCCACCGTGGTAGAAGTAGAAGTGCAAAAGCAGACCGATCCGCTGGGTTCCGCCGAGTACGACGTGCTCTTGTATGAGTTCAAAGACGGCGTAAACAAGTACCTGGCCACTGCCGGGGCTCCCGTGAAAACCCTGGCCGATGTTATTGCCTTCAACAAGCAGAACAAGGACAAATCCATGCCTTTCTTCCAGCAGGAAATTCTGGAAGCCTCAGAGAAGCTGGACGGTCTGGATAGCCCCAAATACAAAGCCGCCCTCAGCAAGTCGCAGAACGGTTCCCGCAAGGCCCTGGATTCTATCCTGCGCGATAACAAACTCACGGCCATTATCGGCATTACCAACGCCCCCGCGCCCTGCATCGACCTGGTAAACGGCGACTACTGGCCCGGTCCGGGCTTTTCCGGCCCGGCCGCCATGGCTGGTTATCCGCACATTACCGTGCCCATGGGCCACGCCCACGGCTTGCCGGTTGGGCTGTCGTTTGTGGCCGGCGCCTGGCAGGAGCCGGAGCTGCTGACGCTGGCGTATGCCTATGAGCAGGCATCTAAAAAGCGGGTGGCGCCAGAGTTCCGCAAGCCGTTTGTGGGCTAG
- a CDS encoding DUF2157 domain-containing protein has product MTEKILASLQARQLVSGEQASAITTYEQTKPFALYYELRALLALGVTLLSTGLGLLIYQHIDSIGHGFIVAGIALLSAGAFAYAYRKRQPFTWQTNPGISTGADYALLLACLTFLTLVGYLQYQYNLFGSRYGLLVLVPTVLFFYCAYRFDHRGVLSMAITGMAAWVGVTIAPLSVFTQNNYALPHLSYAALGLGLLLCAVGLVSTYENRKKHFAYTYLLLGSNLALVAASSAIWQDSAELRFIPPVLAALLILGLSGGLYWYARQSHSYVFLLLGALYGYMAFTYLFFQMDSSITIGLALLYFPLSTIGALRLLFNLKKILGIHESKSV; this is encoded by the coding sequence ATGACGGAAAAGATTCTTGCCTCCCTGCAGGCCCGGCAGCTGGTTTCGGGGGAGCAGGCTTCTGCCATTACAACGTACGAGCAGACCAAGCCCTTTGCACTCTACTATGAGTTGCGGGCTCTGCTCGCGCTGGGCGTCACGCTGCTGAGCACCGGCCTGGGCCTGCTGATCTATCAGCATATTGACAGCATTGGCCATGGCTTTATCGTGGCGGGCATAGCGCTGCTCAGCGCGGGGGCGTTTGCCTACGCCTACCGGAAGCGGCAGCCCTTTACCTGGCAAACCAACCCCGGCATTTCTACCGGCGCCGACTATGCCCTGCTGCTGGCCTGCCTTACCTTTCTCACGCTGGTAGGCTACCTGCAGTACCAGTACAACCTGTTTGGCAGCCGCTACGGCCTGCTGGTGCTTGTACCCACGGTCCTGTTCTTCTACTGTGCTTACCGTTTCGACCACCGCGGGGTGCTCTCCATGGCCATTACCGGTATGGCTGCCTGGGTAGGCGTAACCATTGCTCCCCTTTCGGTCTTTACCCAAAACAACTATGCCCTCCCCCACCTGAGCTATGCCGCGCTTGGGCTGGGCCTGCTGCTGTGCGCCGTGGGGCTGGTATCTACGTACGAAAATCGAAAAAAGCACTTTGCCTACACCTATTTGCTGCTGGGCAGCAATCTGGCTTTGGTAGCGGCTAGTAGCGCTATTTGGCAGGATTCTGCTGAGCTGCGCTTTATCCCCCCGGTGCTGGCCGCTTTACTGATTCTGGGCCTGAGCGGTGGCCTGTACTGGTACGCGCGGCAGAGCCACTCCTACGTTTTTTTGCTGCTGGGGGCGCTATATGGGTATATGGCCTTCACGTATCTTTTCTTCCAGATGGACAGCTCCATCACGATTGGATTAGCCTTGCTGTATTTTCCGCTATCCACAATTGGTGCCCTTCGACTGCTCTTCAATCTGAAAAAGATACTGGGAATCCATGAAAGCAAAAGCGTATAA